Proteins encoded in a region of the Moritella marina ATCC 15381 genome:
- a CDS encoding ABC transporter permease subunit, with amino-acid sequence MAEQFSLTVAGSRKRLLKDKLAEYGIKMGGGVVLMTLLLIFFYLLYVVYPVFESAKIESKAQYSQSFAGKTYALAMEEQNEIAYRYSDLGINFFNTTDPDMALMQYALPQQATSFGESGPTSLAVVFGLNDGNAIVAAADFDITYPDDKRLITPQVEFPFGEQPIEVDSQGQALKHVAIEVEGEDAAIVAVTADNRGVLLRYVAEENFMTEELEWSSEAIELPSMPMDVEQVLLTPNFRFIFMRSGNKLSIYDIRDTDDISIVEVLDINEHQQNVTHVALLTGASSLLVGNDNGVVSQWFEVAKDGERKFTKIRQFDAKASVTDITIEYSRKGFMTVGADNSLSIFHTTGEATLLHQDLKMGSLQHVAISPRANAFLVESEQGIGFYKLSNEHPEVTWSALWQEVWYEGYPEPDYVWQSTSASDDFEAKLSLVPITFGTIKAAFYAMLFAVPIAVAGAIYTAYFMNSGLRKVIKPTVEIMEALPTVILGFLAGLWLAPFVEMHLPGVMMIAVLLPFSAVMVAAIWHFLPQSFVNRVPQGAHVIILLPVLLLVGYLSVLASPLVEDLVFDGDARAYINDIFGFDQRNSLIVGIAMGFAVIPTIFSIAEDAIFSVPKHLTQGSLALGATSWQTLVKVVLLTASPGIFSAVMMGLGRAVGETMIVLMATGNTPVMDFNIFSGMRTLAANIAVEMPESEVGSSHYRVLFLAAFVLFVLTFVFNTLAEYVRQRLREKYSAI; translated from the coding sequence ATGGCTGAACAGTTTTCTTTAACGGTTGCGGGATCCCGCAAACGTTTACTTAAAGATAAACTTGCAGAATACGGTATTAAAATGGGTGGTGGTGTTGTACTAATGACACTGTTGTTAATATTTTTCTATCTATTGTATGTGGTTTATCCAGTTTTTGAATCTGCGAAAATAGAATCAAAAGCACAATACAGCCAATCTTTTGCTGGTAAAACCTATGCATTAGCAATGGAAGAGCAAAATGAAATTGCTTACCGTTATAGTGACTTAGGGATTAACTTCTTTAATACTACCGACCCAGATATGGCGTTGATGCAATATGCATTACCACAGCAAGCGACGTCGTTTGGCGAAAGTGGACCAACATCATTAGCGGTCGTTTTCGGTTTAAATGATGGTAATGCGATTGTTGCAGCTGCAGATTTCGACATTACATACCCAGACGATAAGCGTCTTATCACACCGCAAGTTGAGTTCCCATTTGGTGAGCAACCAATTGAAGTTGATAGTCAAGGGCAAGCATTAAAGCATGTTGCGATTGAAGTTGAAGGTGAAGATGCAGCTATTGTTGCTGTCACTGCCGACAATCGTGGTGTGTTGTTGCGTTACGTTGCTGAAGAAAACTTCATGACAGAAGAATTGGAGTGGAGCAGCGAAGCTATCGAATTGCCTTCAATGCCAATGGATGTTGAGCAAGTATTGCTAACTCCTAACTTCCGCTTCATCTTTATGCGTAGCGGTAACAAGCTCTCTATTTACGATATTCGTGATACTGATGATATTTCTATTGTTGAAGTGCTCGACATTAATGAACACCAGCAGAATGTGACTCATGTTGCATTACTGACGGGCGCAAGTTCGTTATTGGTTGGTAATGACAACGGCGTAGTAAGTCAGTGGTTTGAAGTGGCGAAAGATGGTGAGCGTAAGTTTACTAAGATCCGTCAGTTCGATGCTAAAGCAAGTGTTACTGATATTACCATTGAATATTCACGTAAAGGTTTCATGACTGTGGGTGCGGATAATAGCTTAAGTATTTTCCATACTACCGGTGAAGCAACATTATTACACCAAGACCTGAAAATGGGTTCCCTGCAACACGTTGCTATTTCTCCTCGCGCAAATGCATTTTTAGTGGAATCTGAACAGGGTATTGGTTTTTACAAGCTAAGCAATGAGCATCCAGAAGTAACGTGGAGCGCATTGTGGCAAGAAGTTTGGTATGAAGGTTACCCTGAACCAGATTATGTTTGGCAGTCAACATCAGCATCAGATGACTTTGAAGCAAAATTAAGCTTAGTGCCAATCACATTTGGTACCATTAAAGCGGCATTCTATGCGATGTTATTCGCGGTACCTATCGCGGTAGCGGGTGCGATTTATACTGCTTATTTCATGAATTCAGGTTTACGTAAAGTAATTAAACCAACCGTTGAAATAATGGAAGCGTTACCAACGGTTATCCTTGGTTTCCTTGCGGGTCTATGGTTAGCCCCGTTTGTGGAAATGCATTTGCCTGGGGTCATGATGATTGCGGTGTTGTTACCATTCTCCGCCGTTATGGTCGCTGCAATTTGGCATTTCTTACCACAATCATTTGTTAACCGTGTGCCACAAGGTGCGCACGTTATTATCCTATTACCGGTATTACTACTGGTTGGTTATTTATCGGTATTAGCAAGTCCGTTGGTTGAAGATTTAGTATTTGATGGTGATGCACGTGCTTATATCAATGATATCTTTGGTTTCGACCAGCGTAACTCACTGATTGTTGGTATTGCGATGGGCTTTGCGGTTATTCCGACTATTTTCTCTATCGCTGAAGATGCAATCTTTAGTGTACCAAAGCATTTAACGCAAGGTTCGTTAGCATTGGGTGCGACGAGCTGGCAGACACTGGTTAAAGTGGTATTGCTCACGGCGAGTCCTGGTATTTTCTCTGCCGTGATGATGGGCTTAGGCCGTGCGGTTGGTGAAACCATGATTGTATTAATGGCAACCGGTAACACCCCTGTAATGGACTTTAATATCTTCTCAGGTATGAGAACATTAGCAGCCAATATTGCGGTAGAAATGCCTGAATCAGAAGTGGGTAGTTCACATTATCGCGTACTGTTCTTAGCGGCATTCGTACTGTTTGTACTGACGTTTGTATTCAACACACTTGCGGAATACGTGAGACAGCGTTTACGTGAAAAATACAGCGCTATTTAA
- the pstA gene encoding phosphate ABC transporter permease PstA encodes MKNWFRSGSPWIWMTGGAVSISLIAVLGLLMLIAWRGLTYFWPSAIHEFNVELEDGSNRVVIGEIYDREVVPIQRLLEAGVKIDPTLETVERILVKTGNREYVDLDFSWLLGTAITKQTTPAAVAVFERFNNGNFYGYPIAIEEAGTKKTLTSALQLETLIDRAVALNDKAQDLQKGKISSVNYELERIRLKLRSYELKGELTSEIESKYNKISEGLRAEYQIHEAQLFSYRDQANRDAVIVKDMRGEEVRIPLSNVLEVTYPNDMGIVSKITHWFGNLGSFVTSDPREANTEGGVFPAIFGTIFMVMLMAVIVTPLGVVAAIYLHEYAPKNGVTKMIRIAVINLAGVPSIVYGVFGLGFFVYMLGGSIDELFYPESSPSPVFGSPGVLWSALTLAILTLPVVIVSTEEGLSRIPTSLRQGSLALGATKFETLWRIIVPMASPAIMTGLILAVARAAGEVAPLMLVGVVKLAPTLPVDMNFPYVHVERKFMHLGFHIYDVGFQSPNVEAARPLVYATSFLLVTVIIGLNLTAIGVRNHLREKFKNLEL; translated from the coding sequence ATGAAAAATTGGTTTCGCTCAGGATCGCCTTGGATATGGATGACAGGTGGTGCTGTAAGCATAAGTTTAATTGCAGTACTTGGTTTGTTAATGTTGATCGCATGGCGTGGTCTGACTTACTTCTGGCCAAGTGCGATACATGAATTTAATGTAGAGTTAGAAGATGGCTCGAATCGTGTTGTTATTGGTGAAATTTACGACCGTGAAGTCGTACCAATTCAACGTTTACTTGAAGCGGGTGTCAAGATTGACCCCACGTTAGAAACGGTTGAGCGTATCTTGGTTAAAACTGGTAACCGTGAGTATGTTGATTTAGATTTCAGCTGGTTATTGGGGACGGCTATCACGAAACAGACGACACCTGCTGCAGTTGCTGTGTTTGAACGTTTCAATAATGGTAATTTTTATGGTTACCCCATTGCTATCGAAGAAGCGGGAACAAAGAAAACCTTAACTTCAGCGTTGCAATTAGAAACCTTAATTGACCGTGCTGTTGCGTTAAACGACAAAGCACAAGATCTGCAGAAAGGTAAAATTAGTTCTGTAAACTACGAGTTAGAGCGTATTCGTTTAAAGCTGCGTAGTTATGAACTAAAAGGTGAACTGACTAGCGAAATTGAAAGTAAATACAATAAGATATCTGAAGGACTGCGTGCTGAATATCAAATTCATGAAGCGCAATTATTTAGTTATCGTGACCAAGCTAATCGTGATGCTGTTATCGTAAAAGACATGCGTGGTGAGGAAGTGCGTATTCCATTATCCAACGTGTTGGAAGTGACTTACCCGAATGATATGGGTATCGTCAGCAAAATTACACATTGGTTTGGCAACCTGGGCAGCTTTGTGACGAGCGACCCACGTGAAGCAAATACGGAAGGCGGTGTATTCCCTGCCATCTTTGGTACTATCTTCATGGTGATGTTGATGGCTGTTATTGTGACGCCATTGGGTGTTGTTGCGGCTATTTACCTGCATGAATATGCACCGAAAAACGGTGTGACTAAAATGATCCGTATTGCGGTGATTAACCTTGCTGGTGTGCCATCAATTGTATACGGTGTATTTGGTCTGGGTTTCTTTGTTTACATGTTAGGTGGTTCGATTGATGAGCTCTTCTATCCTGAATCATCACCATCACCGGTATTTGGTTCGCCAGGTGTATTATGGTCGGCATTAACGCTGGCTATTTTAACGCTACCGGTTGTGATTGTATCAACGGAAGAAGGCTTATCACGTATTCCAACATCATTACGTCAAGGTTCGCTGGCACTGGGTGCAACGAAGTTTGAAACGTTATGGCGTATTATTGTGCCAATGGCGAGTCCGGCGATTATGACGGGTCTGATTCTGGCTGTTGCCCGTGCTGCTGGTGAAGTTGCACCATTAATGCTGGTGGGTGTCGTTAAACTTGCACCGACATTACCGGTTGATATGAACTTCCCGTATGTTCACGTCGAACGTAAGTTCATGCACTTAGGCTTCCACATTTATGATGTTGGTTTCCAGAGTCCAAACGTTGAGGCGGCACGACCACTTGTTTATGCCACGTCGTTCTTATTAGTGACAGTTATTATCGGTCTCAACTTAACGGCAATTGGTGTGCGTAACCATTTACGCGAAAAATTCAAGAACTTAGAACTATAG